A genomic region of Anopheles coustani chromosome 3, idAnoCousDA_361_x.2, whole genome shotgun sequence contains the following coding sequences:
- the LOC131271614 gene encoding HEAT repeat-containing protein 5B isoform X3: protein MELSHSLTLNEAALAQLPEQKRPVFIFEWLRFLDKVLVAAQKSDIKGCQKKLVEQLTQHIQGAPGPPTRKLIARCLATLFSVGDTFLLFETVNKCNDILKNKDDSPSYLPTRLAATCVVGCMYEKLGRMMGRSYEETVQILLKSLKNAESQSRIEIMMTLEKVCAGMGSAISNVHKDIYKAVRYCLTDRVMAVRVAASNCLLEMTKHAPFLYTTELESLASLCFRAFDSCNYEVRCAVAKLLGTLIACTQNGSLRNFSSMTASSSSTKSLRPVSLDEALGVLMAGFLRGGVSFLKGTGEIIKGSSGVNREVRVGVTHAYVVFVQTMGGLWLERNMQSFLVHVLDLVANPKAASSHVDAVYSRKCINFILRSVIGKMLGEKAQSSACKELIHLIAKQMNSIDFNPENAKDSNQETLFSQHLLVCALQELGSLVLLLGTTAQNLLADQQLNFIDAVCAVLIHPCMAARLAAAWCLRCVCVAVPSQITPLIDRFIEAIEKMRTSPDAISGYSGALAAVLGGVRYSPLGIPHTRGKVIFNTAEELLRTASQNSRLSLNRTQAGWLLIGGIMTLGVPVVKGLLPRMLLLWRNAFPRSTKELESEKARGDAFTWQVTLEGRAGALSVMHSFLLHCPELVTDDITRRLLTPIESALAMLINITSVLKTYGQHLKAPTAMVRLRLYETLSLLPATALESSYTHLLRMLVSEFTLTENPANTTTSFLRQMCHGNDSIILGTWLQDTDHRTIEDQMEPNRKADGDYLQPNSAAGSGALEHDACCLYRAIAPGEQCPGPLPLGVAVIDMSVTLFGLIFPKVANKHRLQMLEHFGECIKHAKSSRQEAVQMNIFTALLSGLKGLTETKSAIGQDDVRKSATNLIINALTSANPILRCAAGEALGRIAQVVGDSRVTAELAQTSFDRLKSARDVVTRTGHSLALGCLHRYVGGMGSSQHLNTSVSILLALAQDGSSPVVQVWSLYALSLIADSGGPMFRGYVEPTLSLALKLLLTVPQSHVDVHQCIGRVLSALITTIGPELQGDSNSVATARASFLCAAAIMQAHSDPLVQAEATGCLQQLHLFAPRNVNLSSLVPNLCQNLSSNYLTLRKAAVSCLRQLTTREAKEVCEHAANLVSDEDRYALSDYGLPGVLFGMLDTESDSQMVRNIHDTITSMLQILAAENLSQWLSMCKNVLTVASDASVGADAGAGGASGSGKDGATGTTDGDGNDADDDDDDDDDDDNIEFHAEDHQATHPAVQPRWPTRVFAAECVRKVIATCENASSNHFDLVAAKEMQMTKSRGDFLVLHLSDLIRMAFMAATSDSDQLRLEGLKTLQEIIDKFAHVPEPEFPGHLLLEQFQAQVGAALRPAFSQDTPSHVTAAACEVCSAWIGSGVARDLNDLRRVHQLLVSNLSKLNSRTNSTQLYNESMATLEKLSILKAWGQVYIMAMVGHGAAPASQMLKTLHTVSGGQSLSSSTAQPKEFNRLAFDEEFGDFESRGESLLSLVQPELDNLSKHWLAALKDYALLSLPAEYASQLPHDGGAFYTNDTMNLSKPHYLISWPPILYAAALWLNAEGFVKGEHRLSQEQEEDKANANDVASLAAPGSRGQSGSTPTVPTISHGSLSADRFHLIFGICMEALCSTRTNEKLDSVIACLQSLYTIFDSQWSREMLMENKTLPVELCNVLHRLILTRDSVEVQYLCISILKQTIAAANECLEREKNDERRKLMVANGPSRGEEGEILPGKSLVYAVLEVVLCLLARQIPNMNPSQSTRVANEQLQRQLAQAQHGLIKLGDDNSLLVANAIQSLNDLPKLCSPLGALSILPTILYLTTGVIKEVATKSVHDESLTAGTNVVQVAVQLLRTLATDRYGKHEQSGEEWRKLLQSALGRIIDLTKTGCEETKMDEVTVMLAIAVFLLHSPSAVVSVPNLQYPCINHFRQCFQSASLPVRLKCVQTMRSIFANADLKVSTPYIHALAPRLIEHLYSEQARNPTNEQELALVVEGVTTVETLIALAEPQNRNISVVLGIQMLTLLVPILINYLDDPDKQQQPQQRGGSISAKPTTKYTNALNDHAIQWLMKIGPKYPQEFKTLMAQAPELRRKLEAAIKRSQMNASLQKSKSEAANAAARNSAAQQQKPTIQLKTDFSNFNFA, encoded by the exons ATGGAGCTTTCGCACAGTCTCACGCTGAACGAGGCAGCCCTCGCGCAGCTTCCCGAGCAGAAGCGACCGGTGTTCATCTTCGAGTGGTTGCGCTTCCTGGACAAGGTGCTGGTGGCGGCGCAAAAATCCGACATCAAGGGCTGCCAGAAGAAGCTGGTGGAGCAGCTGACCCAGCACATCCAGGGGGCACCGGGGCCACCGACGCGTAAGCTCATAGCTCGCTGCCTGGCCACCCTCTTCTCGGTCGGCGACACATTCCTGCTGTTCGAGACGGTGAACAAGTGCAACGACATACTGAAGAACAAGGATGACTCGCCCAGCTACCTGCCGACGCGGTTGGCAGCGACCTGCGTGGTGGGCTGCATGTACGAGAAGCTCGGCCGCATGATGGGCCGATCGTACGAGGAAACGGTACAGATCCTGCTGAAATCGCTCAAGAACGCCGAATCGCAGTCGCGCATCGAAATCATGATGACGCTGGAGAAGGTGTGCGCCGGCATGGGTTCGGCCATCTCGAACGTGCACAAGGACATCTACAAGGCGGTCCGGTACTGCCTGACCGATCGCGTGATGGCGGTCCGCGTGGCGGCCTCCAACTGCCTGCTGGAGATGACGAAGCACGCACCGTTCCTGTACACGACCGAGCTGGAAAGTTTGGCGTCGCTGTGCTTCCGTGCGTTCGACAGCTGCAACTACGAGGTACGGTGTGCCGTGGCCAAACTGCTCGGTACGCTCATCGCTTGCACGCAGAACGGCAGCTTGCGTAACTTTAGCAGCATGACGGCGTCCTCGTCGAGCACGAAATCGCTGCGCCCGGTGTCGCTGGACGAGGCGCTCGGCGTTCTGATGGCTGGCTTTCTCCGGGGCGGCGTGTCGTTCCTGAAGGGTACCGGGGAGATTATTAAGGGCAGTTCGGGTGTAAACCGCGAGGTACGGGTGGGTGTTACACACGCGTACGTCGTGTTCGTGCAGACCATGGGCGGGTTGTGGTTGGAACGCAACATGCAATCGTTTCTGGTGCACGTGCTCGATCTGGTGGCGAATCCGAAGGCGGCCTCGTCGCACGTGGATGCGGTGTACTCGCGCAAGTGCATCAACTTTATCCTGCGCTCCGTCATCGGGAAGATGCTGGGCGAGAAGGCGCAATCGTCCGCCTGCAAAGAGCTGATCCATCTCATCGCCAAGCAGATGAACTCGATCGATTTCAATCCGGAAAATGCCAAGGACTCCAACCAGGAGACACTGTTCAGTCAGCATCTGCTCGTGTGCGCCCTGCAGGAGCTGGGCAgcttggtgctgctgctcggtACGACGGCCCAAAACCTTCTGGCCGATCAGCAGCTGAACTTTATCGATGCCGTCTGTGCGGTGCTCATACATCCTTGCATGGCCGCTCGGCTGGCGGCGGCCTGGTGTTTACGGTGCGTTTGCGTAGCCGTACCGAGCCAGATCACGCCACTGATCGATCGGTTTATAGAGGCGATCGAAAAGATGCGCACCTCACCGGACGCCATCTCCGGGTACAGTGGGGCTCTGGCGGCCGTCCTCGGTGGGGTACGGTATTCTCCACTCGGCATACCGCACACACGGGGGAAAGTCATCTTTAACACGGCCGAAGAGCTGCTCCGTACGGCTAGTCAAAACAGTCGCCTGTCATTGAACCGAACGCAGGCGGGATGGTTGCTGATTGGAGGCATCATGACGCTGGGCGTTCCGGTGGTGAAAGGGTTGCTGCCGAGGATGCTTCTACTTTGGCGCAACGCGTTCCCACGCTCGACGAAGGAGCTGGAGTCGGAGAAGGCTCGCGGGGACGCCTTTACCTGGCAGGTCACGCTTGAGGGCCGCGCTGGGGCATTATCGGTAATGCACAGCTTCCTGCTGCATTGTCCGGAGCTAGTGACGGATGATATTACGCGCCGACTGCTGACGCCGATTGAAAGTGCGCTGGCCATGCTGATCAA CATAACATCCGTGTTGAAAACCTACGGACAACACCTGAAGGCCCCGACGGCCATGGTACGACTGCGGCTGTACGAAACACTCTCCCTGTTGCCGGCGACCGCCCTCGAGTCGTCTTATACGCACCTACTCCGGATGCTCGTGTCGGAGTTCACGCTGACGGAAAATCCGGCCAACACGACCACCTCTTTTCTACGGCAGATGTGTCACGGTAACGATTCGATCATACTCGGCACCTGGCTGCAGGACACCGACCATCGCACAATCGAGGACCAG ATGGAACCGAACCGTAAAGCAGACGGTGACTAC CTTCAACCGAACAGTGCTGCCGGTTCCGGTGCACTGGAGCATGACGCCTGCTGCCTGTATCGTGCGATCGCCCCCGGTGAGCAGTGTCCGGGTCCGCTACCACTCGGTGTGGCCGTTATCGACATGTCCGTGACGCTGTTTGGGCTGATCTTCCCGAAGGTGGCGAACAAACACCGTCTGCAGATGCTCGAGCACTTTGGCGAGTGCATTAAGCACGCCAAAAGCTCCCGCCAGGAGGCGGTCCAGATGAACATCTTTACTGCGCTACTCAGCGGTTTGAAGGGGCTAACCGAGACGAAGTCGGCCATCGGACAGGACGATGTGAGGAAGAGTGCCACGAACTTGATCATCAACGCGCTGACTAGCGCGAATCCGATCCTCCGTTGTGCGGCCGGTGAAGCTTTGGGTCGTATCGCGCAGGTGGTCGGCGATTCGCGGGTAACGGCCGAGCTGGCACAAACCAGCTTCGATCGGTTAAAATCGGCCCGCGATGTGGTGACACGGACGGGGCACTCGTTGGCGCTTGGATGTTTACATCGGTACGTCGGAGGAATGGGTTCGTCGCAGCATTTGAATACGAGTGTTTCGATTCTACTGGCCCTTGCCCAGGATGGCAGTTCCCCCGTGGTGCAGGTGTGGTCACTGTACGCCCTCTCACTGATAGCGGACTCCGGAGGGCCCATGTTCCGAGGGTACGTCGAGCCAACGCTTTCGCTCGCCCTGAAGCTTCTCCTGACGGTTCCGCAGTCGCACGTGGACGTACACCAGTGCATCGGTCGGGTGCTGAGTGCGTTGATTACGACGATCGGCCCGGAACTGCAGGGTGATTCCAATTCCGTAGCAACCGCACGCGCGTCGTTCCTCTGTGCGGCGGCCATCATGCAGGCGCACTCGGATCCGCTCGTGCAGGCGGAAGCAACCGGTTGCCTACAGCAGTTACACCTCTTCGCTCCACGAAATGTCAACCTGTCGTCGCTAGTTCCTAATCTGTGTCAGAACCTTAGCAGTAACTATTTGACGTTGCGGAAGGCGGCCGTCTCGTGCTTGCGGCAGCTGACGACCCGTGAAGCGAAGGAGGTTTGTGAGCACGCGGCCAACCTGGTGAGCGACGAGGATCGGTACGCACTCTCGGACTACGGGCTGCCGGGCGTTTTGTTCGGAATGCTCGACACGGAAAGCGACAGTCAGATGGTACGAAACATCCACGACACAATCACCTCGATGCTGCAGATCCTGGCGGCGGAGAACCTGTCGCAGTGGTTGAGCATGTGCAAGAACGTGCTGACGGTGGCATCGGATGCTTCCGTTGGGGCAGATG CCGGAGCTGGTGGAGCTTCCGGATCGGGAAAGGATGGAGCAACCGGCACTACCGATGGTGACGGAAACGAtgccgacgatgacgatgacgacgatgatgatgatgataacatCGAGTTCCACGCAGAAGACCACCAGGCGACCCATCCGGCGGTACAACCACGCTGGCCAACGCGTGTCTTTGCCGCCGAATGTGTCCGCAAGGTGATCGCCACCTGCGAGAATGCCAGCTCGAACCACTTCGATCTGGTCGCTGCGAAGGAGATGCAGATGACGAAATCGAGGGGCGATTTTCTGGTGCTACACTTGTCCGACCTAATCCGGATGGCATTTATGGCGGCAACGAGCGATTCCGACCAGCTCCGGCTGGAGGGACTGAAGACGCTGCAAGAAATCATCGACAAGTTTGCGCACGTCCCAGAGCCGGAATTTCCCGGCCATCTGCTGCTCGAGCAGTTCCAGGCGCAGGTTGGGGCCGCATTGCGGCCAGCGTTCTCGCAGGATACACCATCGCACGTGACCGCGGCCGCTTGCGAGGTATGTAGCGCGTGGATTGGATCCGGTGTGGCACGGGACCTGAACGATTTGCGCCGTGTCCATCAGCTGCTGGTGTCGAACCTGAGCAAATTGAACAGCCGCACCAATAGCACGCAGCTTTACAACGAAAGTATGGCAACGCTGGAGAAGCTGAGCATCCTGAAGGCCTGGGGTCAGGTATACATCATGGCAATGGTGGGACACGGGGCAGCACCGGCTAGTCAGATGCTGAAAACACTCCACACCGTTTCGGGTGGCCAATCACTGTCGTCGTCAACGGCACAACCGAAGGAATTCAACCGTCTCGCGTTCGACGAAGAGTTTGGTGATTTCGAGAGCCGCGGGGAAAGCTTGCTCTCGCTGGTACAACCCGAACTGGACAACCTCTCCAAGCACTGGCTGGCGGCACTGAAGGACTACGCGTTGCTTTCCCTCCCGGCCGAGTACGCCAGCCAGCTACCGCACGATGGTGGTGCATTCTACACGAACGACACGATGAACCTTTCGAAACCGCACTATCTGATCTCGTGGCCACCGATTCTGTACGCCGCAGCACTCTGGCTGAACGCGGAAGGGTTCGTCAAGGGTGAGCACAGGCTGTCCCAGGAGCAGGAGGAAGACAAAGCGAACGCGAACGATGTAGCTTCGCTGGCGGCACCGGGAAGCAGAGGGCAGTCGGGCTCAACACCGACGGTGCCCACGATTTCGCACGGTAGCCTAAGTGCCGATCGGTTCCATCTTATTTTTGGCATCTGCATGGAAGCGCTGTGCAGTACGAGGACGAACGAAAAGCTGGACAGCGTTATCGCGTGTCTGCAGTCGTTGTACACCATCTTCGACTCGCAGTGGTCACGGGAGATGCTGATGGAGAACAAAACTCTACCGGTCGAGCTGTGTAACGTGCTGCACCGGTTAATCCTGACGCGTGACAGCGTGGAGGTTCAGTATCTGTGCATTTCCATTCTCAAGCAAACGATCGCCGCGGCCAATGAGTGTCTGGAGCGGGAGAAAAATGACGAACGAAGAAAGCTTATGGTTGCAAACGGCCccagta GAGGTGAAGAGGGTGAGATCCTTCCGGGCAAGTCGTTAGTGTACGCCGTGCTGGAAGTGGTCCTATGCCTGCTGGCAAGACAAATACCAAACATGAATCCATCGCAAAGTACACGCGTGGCCAACGAGCAGCTGCAGCGGCAACTGGCCCAGGCCCAGCACGGTCTCATCAAGCTCGGTGACGATAACAGTCTGCTGGTAGCGAATGCCATCCAGAGTTTGAACGACCTACCGAAACTCTGCTCGCCACTCGGGGCCCTCTCGATCCTACCCACCATCCTGTACCTTACGACGGGCGTAATCAAGGAGGTGGCCACCAAGTCGGTGCACGACGAGTCGCTGACTGCCGGCACGAACGTGGTGCAGGTGGCGGTGCAGCTACTGCGAACGCTTGCCACCGACCGGTACGGGAAGCACGAGCAGTCCGGCGAAGAATGGCGCAAACTGCTCCAGAGTGCGCTCGGTCGCATAATCGACCTCACGAAGACGGGCTGCGAGGAAACGAAGATGGACGAGGTGACGGTGATGCTGGCGATAGCGGTCTTTCTGCTGCACTCACCGTCGGCCGTGGTTTCGGTACCGAACTTGCAGTACCCGTGCATCAATCACTTCCGGCAGTGCTTTCAGAGTGCGTCGCTGCCGGTACGCCTGAAGTGCGTCCAGACGATGCGATCGATCTTTGCCAACGCCGACCTGAAGGTGTCGACGCCGTACATCCACGCACTGGCACCACGGCTGATCGAGCACCTCTACTCGGAGCAGGCGCGCAATCCAACGAACGAACAAGAGCTAGCGCTGGTGGTCGAAGGCGTAACGACGGTGGAAACGTTGATCGCGCTGGCCGAACCACAGAATCgtaa TATTTCTGTTGTTCTAGGAATTCAAATGCTCACATTGCTCGTCCCGATCCTTATCAACTATTTGGACGATCCGGACAAACAACAGCAGCCACAGCAACGAGGAGGCTCCATTAGCGCAAAGCCAACGACAAAGTACACGAACGCACTGAACGACCATGCCATCCAGTGGCTGATGAAGATTGGACCAAAGTATCCACAGGAGTTCAAGACCCTGATGGCGCAGGCACCGGAGCTCCGGCGCAAGCTAGAGGCGGCCATCAAGCGCAGCCAGATGAACGCGTCCCTGCAAAAGAGCAAGAGTGAGGCGGCGAACGCGGCCGCACGAAACAGTGCCGCCCAGCAGCAGAAGCCCACGATCCAGCTGAAGACGGACTTTAGTAATTTTAACTTTGcctaa